From Pseudodesulfovibrio alkaliphilus:
TTGGCGATGTCACCACTCCCAATCCGCTCGAGATGTGGGTCTGGCCCGTGGGCTGTACCGCGACTGTCATCAAGAGCATGTACGACTTTTACAATGTCGAGATTCCCGCCAACATCGCCGGTATCATGCTCTGCGCCATCTTGAGCGATACCGTCATGTTCAAGTCCGTGACCACCACCGACGCCGACAAGGTCGCTGTGGAGGCCCTGGCCAAGATCGCTGGCGTCGGCGATGTCATGGCCCTTGGCATGGAGATGTTCAAAGTCAAGTCCGCTGTCGACGGCGCCTCGGCCGAATCCCTGGTCTTCCGTGATTACAAGGATTTCGACATGTCCGGCAATAAGGTCGGCATCGGCCAGCTCGAAGTGGTCGATCTGTCCATGCTCGACGCTCACAAGGCTGCTCTCCAGGCCGAAATCGAGAAGGTCAAGGCCGATGGTCGCCACTCCGTCTTCCTGCTGCTGACCGACATCATGAAGGAAGGCACCGAGATGCTCATCGCCTCCGACGATCCCGCAGTGGTTGAGAAATCCTTTGGCGTCAAGGCCGATGGCAAGTCCGTGTGGCTTGACGGGGTCATGAGCCGCAAGAAGCAGGTCGTGCCCTGCTTTGAAAAGGGTTTCAAGGGCTAACACCCCCAAAGACGATTGATCCTAGCGCAAAGTCGGGCCCGCCAGCATCGTGCTGGCGGGCCTTTGCTTTCTCGGTCGACCGGCTGTAGCTGGCGGATAATTGTGATATTATGCACAATCCTCCGCCTTCATGCTTGGTAATTCTTGCTGGCTGAACCATGCTAGGCATTATCAAAAAAACAAGGCGGAGCCGGCTGC
This genomic window contains:
- a CDS encoding manganese-dependent inorganic pyrophosphatase, translating into MAILVVGHKNPDTDTVASAIAVADLFTKRGMESKAITQGAIAPESEFVLKKFGFSAPAIVTDATDQKIILVDHTDISQTIDNLDKGELVAVVDHHKLGDVTTPNPLEMWVWPVGCTATVIKSMYDFYNVEIPANIAGIMLCAILSDTVMFKSVTTTDADKVAVEALAKIAGVGDVMALGMEMFKVKSAVDGASAESLVFRDYKDFDMSGNKVGIGQLEVVDLSMLDAHKAALQAEIEKVKADGRHSVFLLLTDIMKEGTEMLIASDDPAVVEKSFGVKADGKSVWLDGVMSRKKQVVPCFEKGFKG